Genomic window (Lutra lutra chromosome 2, mLutLut1.2, whole genome shotgun sequence):
ctctgcctgcctctctgcttacttgtgatttctgtcaaataaataaataaaatcttaaaaaaaaaaaaaaaagaagtgggcagaagacatcaacagacttttctacaaagaagacatccaactggccaacagacacatgaaagtgtttgacatcactcagcatcagggaaatacaaataaaaaccacaagtgagatactacctcacatcagtcagaatggctataattaacaagtcaggaaacagcaagtgttggtgaggatgcagagaaaggggaaccctcctacactgttggtgggaatgcaagctggtgcagtcactctggacaacagtatggaggttcctcaaaaagttgaaaacagagctaccctatgaccaagcaattgcactattgggtatttaccccgaagatacaaatgtagtgatccaaaagggcacatgcacccgaatgtttatggtagcaatgtccacaacagccaaactatggaaagagcctagatgtacatcaacagatgaatggataaagaagatgtggtttatatatgtatacacacacacacacacacacacacacacacaaaatggaatattatgcagccaacaaaaaacaaaccaaatcctgccatttgtaatgatgtgtatggaactagaggctattatgctaagtgaaataagtcaatcagagaaagacaattatcatatgatttcactgacatgaggaatttgagaaacaagacaggatcataggggaagggagggggaaagatgAAACCAGTGAAgcaaacaaaccataagagactcttaatctcaggaaacaaacggagggttgctaaaggggaggtgggtgggagggatggggtggctgagtgatggacattggggaaggtatgtgctatgatgagtgctctgaattgtgtaagactgatgaatcacagacccgtacccctgaaacaaataatacattatatgttaataaaaaaaagaaaattatgaacgAAAGAGGAAACATTATAACTGataccaaggaaatacaaaggatcataagacaCTATATATAGTGAataactatatgccaacaaattagataacccaGAAGAAAAGGATACATTACTAGAAACATACCACTTAGCAAGATTGAAtcatgagaaatagaaaatgtgaacagaccaataatgagtAAGGAGATAGAATTAGTAATTAAAAAGCTCCAAGCAAAGAAAAACCTagaaccagatggtttcactggtgaatgcTACCAAACAACTAAAGAATGAACGCTGATCCTtctcaaagtcttccaaaaaattgaagagtaGGACACTCTCAAAATGtctaaggaactcatacaactcaattgcaaaaaacaaaacaacaacaacaaaaaaaaacaaaaaacaaaaaaccacacacacacacacaccgcagtctgatttaaaaatgggcaaaaaggacctcagtagacatttttccaaagaacacctACAGAAGCCCAATAGGTAAATgtaaaggtgctcaacatcattaatcatcaggaaaatgcaaatcaaaaccacactgagttatcacctcacacttgaTAGAAATCTTACTGTTGAAAacacaagagataacaagtgctggcaaggatacGAAGAAAGGAGAACCTTTAtatattgctgatgggaatgtacaTCCGTACAGCCAGAATGGGAAATAGTATGAAAGGTCCTCATTACACATGATTTTGCAagtccacttctgggtatttttctgaaggaaattgAATCACTATCCCAAAGAGTTATCTGCCCCCCGCTCCACTACCCACAACCATAGcagtattcacaatagctaaggcacagaaacaatctaagtgtcaactgacagatgaatggataaaatgtatatatatgcaatggattatttttcagccttaataaagaaggaaatcctgtcacgtgtgacaacatggatgaaaccgGAGGGCATTGGAATAAGTGAAATGTCACACAGGCaaaggcaaatactatatgatgacatcatgaaattcttttaaaaaatgaactcatagagacaaaaagtaaacTGGTAGTTGCCGAGGGTTGtcgggtgggggaaatggggaatgTTGGTCAAAGAATACAAACTTCCAGTGATAAGGTGAATAAGGTGAATAAAATGGGTGActatagttaaataaataaatatataaactgtgacttcaaaattcattttaactcattttaaaaaaaggatgtgaATTGCGTTCCTGTTTTTCAAGGTATAACCTTTCAACACCCTTTTCAGCaacaaagtgagaaaataatgtaaatatttccaAACACTTCCATTTTTACAGAATAAATTTCATTCAAAAAGaagttcttggggtgcctagctggctcagtaaCTCTTGATCTCGCAAACATGAGTTTAAAtcccatgttgggagtagagcttactttaaaaattttttttattttctttttaaagaattctttgtCACTCAAAGTTGAATTGCtagtttaaaacattaaatgacagattgtgtttatatttacaaaaataccaCTGAAAGTTAcattaattaagaaaatttatctATAATAGAAAAATGCCTATCTCATCTTTAAATTTAAGGTTTAAAAACTCCATCATCCTACAACAAATTCAAACTTCTGagtattaaaagatttttataatcACTTCTCATCACAAAATTCTGCTAAAAGGCTaccatttaaaatctttaaatccaCTTATTTGGGCACAAGTAAACACATAACAATAAACTGAAAGGAAATACTTATGTGAGGTTTCATACCACCCCTCCAGGCTTCCTCAAGATGCCACACAAGCTATAAATCTCATCTGATCCAATGCAGGGCACCACTGTaaagctaaatatttttataattttttattattttattactcattaagagataaatataaattctaataCATCTTTCATGTACATTAATGAATCATCTTTAGCATATCCCTTTGAAGACTATTGTTACCTTATTAGAAAATGATTGTTTCTATGTTtgaagttacattttttaaaaaaaagacgtTACAATCCAAGTTTTACCAAGTCTTAGCCTTCCAGAGGAAAATTAAACAGATGGCTTGGATACCTTTCCCAACTAAGGctaaatatgtgaattttatctaaaAGTAGGATGAAATTTACATGAACTTTTTCTGGATAATTAATATTGTGCACCACTTACTGACAGGTTCTCATTTAATGTTAACAACACTGAAAAGTAGatagtaatatttattttcttaaatcaaCTTGCATTTGCTTCATTTCTAGTAACagaataacactttttttttttaagatttttatttattcatttgacaaagatcacaagtaggcatagaggcaggcagagagaccaagtggggggaagcaggttttccgctgagcagggagccctatatggggctcgatcccaggaccccaaaatcatgacccgagccgaaggcagaggctttaacccactgagccacccaggtacccctaacactgactttttttttttttttttggaggtgtAAGTGAATTTTTATTGGGAAGGGAACTTGTCAACTTAAACAGCAGcaaatgaagaatgaataaggAAACTTCCTGTTGTCACAGATACACAGGACCTCCGTCATATATGATACAGGAGGCATTTTAATTTGTGACCCCCAGCGCAGAAATGCCAAATGCTTTTCCATTCAATCGAATACTTCTGGATTCCTACCAAAAAGGAATACATTAAGAGCATGGAAAAGTTGCTTACGGAAAGGAAACccctgaagagggagggagggaatgtagAAATTAGGAAGTTATGCAGAACACTCTGTAAATTGTAATGACTACATTTTCATATCTTCACAGTAATACAAAACACAGTCACTTGCAGAAGTGGTTCAGATTACTTCAATACCAGATACATTTTTAGTCCTCTAGAGAAGTGTTTGGAAGTTACTTGTGTTTATAGGAAATGAAGCTATTAATACTTTTCTACAGCAGTAACTGCACACCAGGAAGGCCAAGACAAACACAAAATCAAGGAATGGAGTTTTTCCCAAAGCTGCGGTGTGAAAAGACTATAAACAGTTGATTCCATACACATGAGTGGGTTCTTTGCTATAGGAAATCCAAATGGAATAAGGAATGGAGATGAGTAAAAAGGTTTCTTGAGGAGACGAAGGATGACCACCCTGTAAGCATTTAGTTTTCTGCCCCTTCTGCCGCATCACATTCTTCTCCTGCACTGTCTGATGTCCATAATGTTAGGTTGTCTCTAAGCAACTGCATGATGAGGGTGCTGTCTTTGTAGGAATCTTCATTCAGTGTGTCAAGTTCTGCGATGGCCTCATCAAAAGCCGTTTTAGCCAGGGTGCAGGCAAGCTCTGGGTTATTAAGGATCTCATAGtaaaacacagagaagttaagagcCAGCCCCAGGCGGATCGGGTGCGTGGGCTGCATCTCTTTCTTGCTTATGTCAAAAGCCTCTTGGTAAGCTCCTTGGGAATTATCTATCGTTTGCTTTCGATCATCACCACATGCAACTTCAGCAAGGTACCAGAAGTAATCTCCCTTCATTTTCAGATAGAAGACCTTACTCTCTGGATTAGTTGCATTGGCTATTAAATACTTATCCAACAATTCCAGCACCGTGGTGCAGATGGACCTCAGCTCGGACTCCACTTTCTCCCGATAGTCCTTAATCAGCTGCAACTTCTTGTCCGAGGTGTCGGTTTTCTGCTCGATGCTCGAGATGACCCTCCAGGCGGACCTGCGGCCGCCGACCACGTTCTTGTAGGCCACCGAGAGCAGGTTGCGCTCCTCGTTGGACAGCTCGGCGCCCTGCTCGGTCACGGCCTTCATGCAGGTGGCCATGTCGTCGTAGCGCTCGGCCTGTTCGGCCAGCTTCGCCTTCTGGATCAGCTCCATCTTCTCCATGGGGACGCGGAGAGGAGAGCGAGGGCGAGCACCGAGCCGGATCAGGAGGAGGCGTGCGGACGGCCTTCACGTCTCCGCGGCCGCGGCGCGAGTCCAACACTGACTTTTATAAGAGTTTTTTTGTCCGCCCCCATGCTTCGAAGTCAGCATTACAGTAaacacttttcttctttcaaaaaaagccataaatataatattttcttgatGGCACAGATTCACTCACTAGTCATATCACTACTATTCTTTAGAGAATCAAACACTAGTTCTTTTATTCTGTCCTCTATATTGTTAACATTCTCAGCTGTCACTTCTGCTACCATTACACCAGCCAGAAACAAATAGCTGAAAGCACCCTCAAGATCTTTCTCGTGTATTATTTCAAATGTGctaagagagacagacaaatttaaaaattaagtgttaaATATTAGTCAATAATAGAGATGGAAAGTACAGTGATGGCTGTCAGGGGCTAAAGGGAAGTCAGAGGCATGGGGAGTGATTGTTAATGGGTTCGGGATCTCTTTCTGGGGTGACTAAAACATTCTCAAATTAGATAGCAGTGCTGATTACACAACCTTGTGAATACACTAACAGTCATTGAGATGTAAGCTTCAAGTTTTGAGGTATGTAagttttatctcaataaaaacaacagaaatttaaaatactgagtCAGTAAAGCCACTTCTTTTTTAATGAACTATTTGAATACAGCCCTATGTTAGTATTCAAATGCTCTCACTTTCTAGTTGGGAGCAGGTAAAGTTATACAGTGGCTAGATCTGAAACACTCCAGAGAAGGGGTTGTTAGAGAGAACAGTGGCTGGACAGCTCTCTCTTCCACAGTTTCAGAGCCTTTCTATGTGATCTCCCTCACAATCAGTAGTCTTAAACATCTGAACTTGAAATGCAGCTCAGGGTTCCAGGGACAAGCATTTTGCCTAGCCTCAAAAGTCACATCATGTCACTTCTGCCACACTCTTTGAAAGCCACAAAAACTCTTTTGATTTCAAGAAGAGAGGACATCACCCATTCACACTGTAAGAAGAACATGAAATGAAAGTTACTGTTGCaatcatctttggaaaatacgGACTCAGGGCTAATTTTCAGTAAGCCACAGTTGCCCAAAGTCTGTCTTCTGCATCAGTGGTATATcaataatatagtatatactacattttcaaTGTAGTATATAATTTAAACACATACACTCAAactaaaatttaagaagatgGATTTTTAAATCTAGACAGAAgctgttatttccttccttcagtcACTTTAGGAATCATTCCTATCAGTGATGAAATTTCAATTCCTACAAAAGGAAATTTCAATCAAATGAaccatggtttttttgtttgctcgtttgtttgttttaaagattttatttatttgtttgacagacagagatcacaaataggcagagagaggaagggaagcaggttccgcaccgagcagagagcccgacgcagggcttaatcccaggaccccgggatcacaacctgagccgaaggcagaggccccaacccactaagccacccaggtacccctgaaccGTGGTTTTTTAAGACAAAgctgttaaataaaaatactgacaaGGAAACATAAAACCAGATACTGTATTTAATCAATTTTAAGGCTATTTAAATTTTCGTATTTTGGTATCTCTGAAAAGAGTGCATTTTACATACAGTGGTATCTTTGTTAACCAGGCAGTACTCCTGTAGAAATCTGGCTGTTATTTCTAGTGGTAAGACTGGACAATGCAGCCATTCTTGTCAAAAACCACTTAAGTATCATTTGAGAAAGGATTGAGTCCTAGTTATTTGTCTTAAAAAGCATCCATTTAGTAGCTTCTGATAAAATCAAGAGAGCACCAGCATCAAAATTTGCAAAATAGGTGACAGtggcttgcaaaaaaaaaaaaaaaaaaaaaaatctcttttaagaaTGAAGCACTcttaactcttaatctcacaaaacaaatggagggttgccgggggcggggggggggggggggcgtgggggtggggagagggtggttgggttatggacactggggagggtacgtgctatggtgagtgctgtgaagtgtgtaaacctggcgactcacagacctgtacccctgggtcaaataatacattgtatgttaataaaaaaaataaaaataaaaaataaaataaaataaagaagaatgaagcaCTCTTgcggcacttgggtggctcaatgggtcaagcctctgccatcagctcaggtcatgatctcagggtcctgggatggagccctgcatccagctctctgcttagcagggagcctgcttcccctttctctttgcctatctctctgcctatttgtgatctctctctctctgtcaaataaataaaatctttttttttaaagattttttttatttattaatttatttgacacagagagagagatcacaaggcagagaggcaggcagagagaaagggggaagcaggctccccgctgagcagagagcccgatgcgggactcgatcccaggaccctgagatcatgacctgagccgaaggcagcggcttaacccactcagccacccaggcaccccaaataaataaaatcttaaaaaaaaaaaaaaagaatgaagccctCTTTTAAGaatgctacattaaaaaaaaaaagaatgctatgtCACCAACATTTTTGATGGTCCAGAGGATATTGGTAggtagatacatacatacatacatatatctagatagatagatttttttttaagaactctgaATCAAAAAGTAATTTGGAATATTTGGACTCTGAATATCAAATAGTTTTATATATctcttaataatttatttaccttATACTTGTCTTTATATGTGTGCAAAGAAATGacatatggtaaaaaaaaatttcatgtccAAATAAGGGTGTTTTcagtaaatacaaaataaaatatcttaccGATAAAACAACCAATCACAAGTTATAATGGGTGAGAAaaccccatttacaatagcaacataaaggagaaaaataattaagaataaatttaacaaggggtacctcagtggctcagttggttaagcatctgactttggctcaggtcgtgatcttgggatcctgggatcaacccaTGTATTGGGCTCTAGGCTCAACTCAGAAtttgcttgtccctccccctctgcttctaccccactctctctctctctctaaaataaataaaaaagatcttaaaaaaaaataaacctaacaaaaaaatctatacaaagaaaataataaactttcCTGAAAGGAACGAAAGTAGacttgaaaaaatggaaagatgtccCATGCTTGAAGTTAAAATGCCCCAATATAATTAAGGTACCAGTTCTACCTATGATATTGAATAAATGCAATGTGTTCCAATAAAAACACCAATGAGCTTTATACTGGAATTGGACAAGTTGATACTAATgttaatagagaaaaataaattcacaagatTCAGCTAGGAAAACACTAAAAAGAGCTATGAAGATGAACTAACTCTACCAGGTATTAAAACATCCTACAAAACCTCTAAAATTGAAACAGTATAGTAATGAAGCATGAATAGACAAACAGAACCAAAAAGTTCAGAAACAGACCAATATAAAAAGTCAAGTATATGAAAAAAGCGGTCACCCAAATCATTTGAGTCAAGTTGGGTTTTAATTCTAGGACAAATAAACAGCCAtttggaaaaatgataaaatttaagataaaaatacaatagaaaaatggatCAGAAATCTCcaagtaaaaaatgaaacttacaattaatagaaaatataggCAAATTTCTATATAAGCTGAATTTAGGGAAAGCCTTTCTAATTAAGATTAAAAATCCAAccatgaaagaggaaaagtttattAAGtttaactatataaaataaaatgtttttcttggcaaaataccataaacaaagCTAAAAGACAAACAGCAAACtaagagaaagtatttgcaaagtaTATCTAAGGTAGAAGGCTAGTATCCctcatatgcaaaaatattttttaattgaaggaaaaaagaccaagaatactatttaaaaaatggatgaaagacaatTTACACAATTTATACAATTTACAAAGCAATATAAAAACAATCTTTAAGCaactgaaaagatataaaaactccctaataagagaaatacaaatttaaaactaTACTGACATGCGATTTCTCACCCATCAGATTAGCAAAAACATCTGAAGCTTGACAATTTATACACTGTAAGAGAGGCACATTCACATATTGctagtgagaatgcaaaatggtccaaaccacagtaagataaatattttctactatctaacaaaataacaaaagcattTACTTTTACCCAGCTATTCCACTTCTAAGAATATATCCTGAGGATATACCTCTACCATACAAAAATTGATTTGAACAAATCAAAGGTTATTTATCACACCATTACTTGGAAATACTGGAAACCACCTAAATGCCCAATTACAGGAGATTATTTGAATAAACAATGACATATTCACACAAAAGAAAACCATGCAGCTATGAAAAACGATGATGAAGATCTCTAAAGAATAATACAGAGTGATTTCCATGAGAAACTGTTAAGCAAAAATagtaaagttcaaaaaaatttataCTGGGTGCCAAGACTATTCaaaagggaaaggacagtctctcaataaatggttctgagaaaactgaatattcacaagcaaaagaatgaccTTACACCCTTACCTTacgccatacacaaaaattaattcaaaatggaccaaagatcTAAATGTCAGATCTAAAGCTGTAATGAACTTAAAACAGGACAAAGGCTTCACAACACTGGATCTGGCAAAGATTTCCTGGATATGACAATAAAAGCACATgaaatacaagggaaaaaaaaaaaacacaaactggacttcatgaaaattttaaaactttgcgcatcaaaagacattatcagggtgcctgggtggcttgtcagtcaagcatctcactcttgatttcggctcacaatctcaggactgtgagttggagccctgggcatggagcctgtttaagatcctttctccccctctttctctccctctacccttccccgtctctaaaaaaaagtctatttaaaaagacactaactaggggtgcctaggtggctcagtgggttaaagcctctgccttcagctcaggtcatgatcccagggtcctgggatcgaaacccacattgggctctctgctcagcagggagcctgcttcccttcctctctctctctctgcctacttgtaatctctgtcaaataaataaataaaatctttaaaaaaaaaaaaaagacactaactATAGATTAAAACGGAAACccacagaataagagaaaatacttgcaagtcACATATCTGGTAAGGGATTAATAGCTAGAATCTATATAGAACTTGTAAAACTCTacaacaaacaacccaattcaaaaatgggcaaaggactcgaataaacatttctccaaagaatatacaaatggtcaataatcacataaaaagaaGCCCAACATCAAAAAAGCATATTAAGCTATGTAACTCAATATCatcaaatccatctatgaaaaaaccagagcaaatatcattctcaatggagaaaaactgagagcttctcccctaaggtcaggaatacggcagggatgtccactatcacccctgctattcaacatagtactagaagtcttagcctcagccataagacaacaaaaagaaataaaaggcatccaaattagcaaCAAaagagtcaaactctcactctttgcagatgatatgatactttatgtggaaaacccaaaagaccccactccaaatctgctagaacttgtacaagaattcagtaaagtttcaggatataaaatcagtgcacagaaatcagttgcacttctatacacctacaaagagacagaagaaagagaaattaaggagtcaatcccatttacaactgcacccaaaaccataagatacctaggaataaacctaaccaaagaggcaaagaatctgtgctcagaaaaccgtaaagtattcatgaaagaatttgaggaagacacaaagaaatgaaaaaatgttccatgctcatggattggaagaacaaatactgtgaaaatgtctatactacctaaagcaatctacacgtttaatgcaatccctatcaaaataccatcagcttttttcaaagaaatggaacaaatacggaaccagaaaagaccccgaatagccagaggaatgttgaaaaagcaagccaaagttgttggcatcacaattccagacctcaagctct
Coding sequences:
- the LOC125093034 gene encoding 14-3-3 protein theta-like — its product is MEKMELIQKAKLAEQAERYDDMATCMKAVTEQGAELSNEERNLLSVAYKNVVGGRRSAWRVISSIEQKTDTSDKKLQLIKDYREKVESELRSICTTVLELLDKYLIANATNPESKVFYLKMKGDYFWYLAEVACGDDRKQTIDNSQGAYQEAFDISKKEMQPTHPIRLGLALNFSVFYYEILNNPELACTLAKTAFDEAIAELDTLNEDSYKDSTLIMQLLRDNLTLWTSDSAGEECDAAEGAEN